Genomic DNA from Catenulispora sp. EB89:
GTGGGGGCATGTCGGAAACCGGCGCCAGAAGACCCCTGACATCGGTTTCCGACGAAGCCGGGCGGCTGGATTCTCCACAGCGGCGCGAGCGGCACAAGGTGAGGCATGACAACTGACAACGCCACCCGCGAACCCGAACTCCTCCCGCCCGGAGCAGGCTGCCGCTTCCACGTACCGGGCCCGTACGTCGTCAAGCTCGCCGGCGAGCAGACCGCCGGATCCCTGGCGATCCTGGAGTCCGCCTTCGCTCCCGGCGAAGGCGCCCCGCTGCACCGCCACCAGGGCCATGACGAGACCTTCTACGTCGTCAGCGGCCGCTTCCGGCTCCGCTGCGACGACCGGACCGCCGAGGAAGGCCCCGGCGGCTTCATGCACGTGCCGCGCACGCACCCGCATTCGTTCACGAACATCGCCGACGGGCCGAGCACGATCCTGGTCGCGCTCACCCCGGCGGGTTTCGAGAAGTTCTTCATCGAGGCCGCGGGCCTGTCCGTCTCCGGGCGCCCGAGCCGGGAGGCGATGGAGTCGATCCTGGCGAAGTACGACCAGGAGCTCGTTCTCTGAGGTCTGCTCACCCGCCGCTGACCACCTGCCCGAACGAGTTCACGCAGTACATCGGGCTCGGATACATCGCCGATCGTCCGTACTGGTTGACCGCGGCGAGCTGGAGACACGTCGTGCTTCCCGCCGGGATCTGGTAGGAGTAGCTGGTCCCGCCGACGGACATCGTCTGGTCGGTCGCGGGCGTGCCGTTGATCGTGTAGTGCAGGCTGTAGCTCGTCGCGTCCGAATGCGCCTTCCACGACACGTCCACCGTGGCCATGCCGACCCAGTTCGGAATCCAGACACTGATATCGCCCGCCCCCATCGGGCCGGGCGGGTTGTGCGCGGGCGGCGGCGTCTGCGAATGCGGCGGGGCCGGCGGAGTCGTCGAGTGCGTGGTCGGCGTCGTGGGGTGCGTCGTCGGGTGCGTCACCGGCTTGCCGGCGGTCGTGGTCGACGGCGGAGTCGTCACCGGCCCGCCGCCGTTCGGGCCGCCGGCGGGCACCGTGACCGTGATCTGCCCCGAACTGCTCG
This window encodes:
- a CDS encoding cupin domain-containing protein codes for the protein MTTDNATREPELLPPGAGCRFHVPGPYVVKLAGEQTAGSLAILESAFAPGEGAPLHRHQGHDETFYVVSGRFRLRCDDRTAEEGPGGFMHVPRTHPHSFTNIADGPSTILVALTPAGFEKFFIEAAGLSVSGRPSREAMESILAKYDQELVL